The Ptychodera flava strain L36383 chromosome 16, AS_Pfla_20210202, whole genome shotgun sequence region TCTATAAGGAAAAAGAAATTGGTTTTGTCATGTATTTCATAATCAGAAAGCCGTAAGCTGTTTTACCAGCATGCATTTACTTCATTACAATCTTTACCATTACTGAAGTTGAATATATTTGCATCTCATCACATTACAATTAATTTTCCATCTGTTTCTATTTTCATCTACAGGTCCAATGTCTCCACCCAAAAAGAGACCACGCAAAGAAGAAAAAGCCACAGACGATTTCCACTATGAAAGATTCAAAAAAGCTCTCAGAAGATACTAAACTTTCCTTAAAAACTTTTACAGAATGTTTTCAGTTTTAGTCAGTCTTTGTTAGTGTATTTCCTTCACGATTATTGTCATTGTATATACAATAAAACATGTATTAAATCATGTCCCACTACTTTGGTTGTCTTAACTATTCAGGACTATAAAATGAAGATTATCTCATGAACTTGTTTATACAATAATTTATATTCATGTAATGTACATATTCCTAAAACATAGGCACATCAAATGGAAATAACACAGGTACGTGAGAAAGTCTTCTAGGGTGATTGATGATCAGGTAACATTAATATTTATAGAACATAAAGTGTTTTATGATAACCACAGAAGTGTTCGAAATCCACTGAAGTGATTGCTTTGCCTTCAAGCAATTTCATAATTCTGCCTCACGGCCATCCATGTATTTCAAAAAACAGTACAATATAgaggtgaaatttcaaattgtgTTTCCCTTTCTACctttttattagctcacgtgttcaaaCATGTGACCTCTAGTTGTACtcatgtatgtctgtctgtctgtttacgtgataactcaaaaatgcctgaactcaaaaacgcctgaacggatttaAGTCAGATgaggtagacaggtaccatatgctaatggAAAGAACTGATTACATTTTGGTGAGTGCGGCTTGCACaataatgaaattatgaattttttttcatataatggtttcctacggagacagtaatgacagtgacgacatatatcaagaaatactgcacaaaatttcatgaaacttttcactgatgacaatctcagaacattttgatgatactgtgagtgtcatgtcaataatctgctcatttgcatgtttaatgaactttgaaattagTGATGTAACTCCGAAATTCCTTCACCCAATTTGATGTTacctgcaacaaatattgatctgatagatatctactgagaagcattgaacagtgtcaagttaatacctcatttgcatagtcAATGAAGTTTTTTAATAAGTTACAGAACactgaaataactgcaccaaatgctGCAGATACTGAGATGACTTACAGGattaaatataatgaaacttgctacacatgttgatctgatagatatcaaattgtcccatgaagcattgagcaatgtcacgttaataaacagctcatttgcatattaaagaaagttttgaaattgataaTTTAACTCTGAAAGTACTAtactaaagttgatgaaacctgctacagatatatctgattgttctgtgaagcaatTAGCAGTGTTGGGGTTTGAAAAAAACCAGTGGTCATGTGTCAAAAGACCACCAGTGAtgaagtcaattaagatatatcCTGAATTAGAAAATGAAGTTTaatatcatgcaaattagtaattatatgttctaaaaatcaaaactgACTGTTGGCAATATTCTATAATGGTATCTGCAATACACATAGCAAATTTCGTCAACTATGGTCTAGGCAATccagatatacatccctaattaggaaagttcgttaaacacacaaattagtaattagctaaaataaaaatgcttaaccctttgaacgccaaagtcaatttttgttacctttataaaatacatatccctgtcatttttttcaaacttttttgccaaaatttttgattaaaaagtGTTAGCAATGATatgtaatgtccatttggtccaaaattatcaaaaaattgcaGACAAATTCATATTAATTGGTAAATTGtcgcacaaaaattttggtcggaaaaattacagcactcaaagggtgaaTGACTTCAATGAATGTCatgtagtatcttcaatgtacatagcacgttttgtcaactttgattaaGCCAATCCagaaatatatctaattaaaaAAGTTCTGTGAATATGCAATTTAGTAATAAGATGTCCAAAAAGATATAAACttacttttgtcattgtagtttcttcaatgtacagagcaagttttgtaaattttgattaagtcaatcaagatgtataacctaattaggaaagttcattaaatatgaaatataggAAGTGGatgaagtgaaaaaaattactcaGTAATGTTAactcatagtatcttcaatatacgtaCAAAGTTTCGTCGATTTTagttgagtcaattcagatatatattcacaattaaaaaagctcataaaatatgcaaattaactctTAACTTTCATGTCACACCTTTACGTCTTTCATGGGGTATAAATCCTTACgtaatcaaaatttttattgaatCTCATCCAATTCCTAGCAGCCGTTCTCATTGTATGTCTTTTTTTCCCTAAAAtagttaattatgcaaatgagcatgaaatatgcaagccataTTAGCAAAAATCTagtcagttcttgccattagtATACGGtgcctgtctaccaaatctgacttgaatcatgagatatcgtgtaaacagacagacagatagacaagacacgcacacagagacagacagacatctctacgacattagctcacgtgttcacacaggTGAGCTAAAATGTTCGGTCTCTTCCCAGGGAGTCTCCTGCACTGCATTTCAGACAATCGATCTCTCAGAAGTCCGTTTCTGCATCTAGGGCTTAAAGAGACGAAAATACCTAAAGAAGACAGAAGACACCCAGGTCAATGTAATATTATTGCAATAACTCCCGCTGCAGTCGCTTATACACTCGATTTTAGTACAATTCGTTCATAGTACTCGCTTATCGGCTCGTTGCATCGTACCAACATCTCCTGTATACCTTCCTGCGGCGGGTGTTATTACTTAATTTTATTCACGTCAATACAAACTTTTGGcgtatttttatgaactttatcTATTACATTTTAGAAATTCATCGTATTTGTACTTCATATACAACAGGGAATTACTTCTCCAATTTTACTTCGAATCCATCGCAATGCCACACAAGTCTGCCATCTTCTCCTTTAGCTGATTCTTGGCGAAACAATTGAAAACAGTCTTCAAGAAACTCATCATGTAAATCCACCGGTATGAAATCAAGGTGTGTCAGTAAAGGTCTCATAAAGGCTGTCAGAGTGAAAAGACAGAGTGGACAATTACTATATACTCTGATATCAAACCTTACATGCATCGGCTACAACTTGTACTACGATATATTCTTTACAATGTAGCACATGCATGGATTATTTGCGAGTTCTCTGAATGTATTTTCGGCACACATGTTAATGATGTCTTATAGTGAGGTTTGAGGGCTTATACTGCTAACAGAGTAAACTGTACAAGCGTTAAAGTGGGCGAGGGAATACCTGATTTCCGAATTGACATAACATATTAATTACTCTATTAAACTATCGAGGGCGGGGAGCCTACAAAGACAGGCCTGACGTACATAATTGTACACGAAACTACATGTTTTATATTATGCACAAGGTGCTGTCTTTGATAATGGTAGCGTTTTAACTTACGCCCTGGCTTGTATGCCATAATTTTCATGACTAAATATTTGACCATCTTCTGTCATCCGTCATGGTGTTCTGGTATCTTTGTCTAAAATTGTTTTTCACAacaacaatgaaataaaaacaccCTACCAAATACACATGTTGTTCACGTTTTATCTCAATTAATAGTGGACTGTATCTTGCCACTTTTGATCCCTGGCTGTTGTCAACATGACACTTGTCTGCCATACCTTAAATACACCTGAAACCCATATGATCTCAGGGGTCATTTATTTGTGAAGATAAAATCGTTTCGTCCATAATTATGTAGTCATATTTTTCTGCttacaataattattattacGTCTCCCATAAAAACTTGTGCCCATCCGTATTTGGAAATCTATGATGATCAAACACGTTTTAAATACTTGATACCTCAGTTTGTAAACGGTAGACGGTTTGAACGGCTTTTCAAGTGAACAGAGGGCGCCACTAACGTGGATATCCTAGTGTTCTCACGTGACACGATTGGAAAGAAAATATCTGAaggaaaacaatatcaaaaatctaTTCTCCCTTTGTGATCTTGCTGTCGTGAGTAGGCCATGGCATGACACGCCACTGTGACTTATGACACTTGAACGGGGAAGTGGCTGGCAAAAGCTGGGACATTTTGATCTTTTTATTGACAATCTCAGTCTGACACACCTTGCGGAGTCAAGTATTATGGCCCATTCATTTTGACGACATTGTTAACAATAACGCGCAGACGAGACATTTAAACAGACCTCACCTTTGTGTTCTTCTTTCGTCTCCTTCGAAATGCTGAGGTTGCAGATTTCTATAGTTCGTGGATATTTCTTGAAACCAGCTCGTGTTATTAACTTATCCAAATCTTCCGAACTTCCAAAGAAGGGGCAATACTTTGGTTGAAAATCCTAAATGTAAAGGATGAATTTATCACTGAATAttgagacagagagagagaaattacGAGAAAAAGCTAATTTCTTTCAATGCGAGAGTTAAATTTCCAATCCCAGAGTCTGGCTCGTTTTGCCTCTACTGTGCATCGGCAAAGAAATAAGTTACTGATTTATTGAAAGCGAATCGCGATAGCATTTGTCTAAATGGTAAAAACAATGACGACATATTTCTGTATGTGGCTTTACGGTGGTGTCAATGTAAATGGTGATGTAAATCAATAGAATCTTCAAGCACTGAATCTTATcttaaatttgtgtttttaataCTTTCATCTTATAGATTAATTGGCTTTTGTAACATATCTTAAGCAACGTTACTAATCTTATGGTCAACTTCTGAACGTAGTCTTGAGAAGTCATTGTTTAACTCTCTTCTCCGGGTTGAATCTGGGCAAAATTGGATAAGATGTATTAAAAAACGTATAGTGACTAGTCATTGGGGTGTcatcatacattgtgttttCTCAGGCCTAAGAGTCGCCTAAAACAATGTTTGCCTCAGCCTTATGCCTCGTAAAaagactgtttgagggcgcctCTCGGGCCATCGAGTGACAAACATGACAATTTAGGGGCAGTATGTGTATACTGGTGCCCACTGGCTCAAAAAGTGTTACCAGAACTtattacagctcattcaaaacaacattttgagtGCAATCAGAGTCATCATGCGGTATATCATGGATTTTCACTTCTCTTTGCGAAGAAAATGGCAGCACAGTGATCGTTGTGAAGGTGCCAACCCACTTCCCGGTGGAAGCTATATCCGTTCTTTTTAAATGTATTAAGCGCGAATTTGACTGAGAACCAGAATTGTATTCCGGAAGTCAGTGATGATAATACGGTACGGCCCACAAAGATACTCCAGACACAACGTGGGCTCGGCATTGTTAATAACGAGAATTTCACAGTTGGCTAAGGTACTTTTGCGATGCTGGCAAAACTCAAATTGGATGGTTGGAAGAGGAGCGATACAACACAAAGAACCGAAAGCAAAAGAGGGTATGACACAAATTAGGTCGTTATCTACTCATGATCGTTCAACACGACGGAATCTTCAAAACATggtatttattgacatttgtgatCTAACGTTGCAATCGTAGGAGTGACAATGTGCATGACATGGCCAATTCTCATTTTTTTAGACATTCAAATAATTCGATGGGCTTGAAATATTATCAGTTTGCCAAGATCTACCGATTAAGTTACAATTTGCAGGTATTGAATATCCAAGGTGTACGAACAAACAACAAATTACCTTGAAGAACTTTTTCCATTTAGCAAGTGTTACAATCTTGTTATACACGTACGGAAAGCTCTGGTTTTCTCCTCGAATAACATTGACTAAGAGGGAGCCGTTTTGCTTCAGACACCAGTGAGCATTATGAAACACCTTTCCTTTGTTTTCCATCCACTGGAGAGCCACATTACAGAAAACCTTTGTGAAAGCCTTTTCAAAGTGAATGAAGGTGTCCTGAAAAGACATAGCGTCTGCAACAAGGTAATTGGTTTTCCCGGCAACAGAGTTGTTCTgctttgcaaattctaaagcaGTTGCAGAAATGTCGATAcctgaaaattacaaagtttaacgTAAAATTAAGCCGACGTAAAAGTACCTGTGAGTACGTTTGTGAAATTCTGCATTAGAACGAAAGTATATCACTTAAGATGGTTATCGTCATGAGTGCCTCCTCTGTTTTAAGTGAGTTTAGTTTCTGTCCCTAAACTATGGTCGCATGGCTCAAAACAGACCAGCTGATGGACTGCTCTATATTATTTTTCTTTAGGTTCGTTTAGAAAGAATTTTCTGTCAGGCTAACGCAATTATTGCTGCTAGCGTCATTCGTTGGTGCTTTGGCATCGTAAGATATAACACAATATATCTGGGTTTAATTTGCTTTCACACTGTACACTACCTAGGTTGATtaaacacgactggaactaattttggataattggatggtgaagtaatgtcgatataatctgcaaatgtaacctcactGCTTTTCTTcgtaagttacacacttgtttttatgagtaatttgtaatattgcaacattaaggtatagggcacctaacacttttgaaaaatgtgaaaaatataaagctcaaattatcccaaattagttccaatagtgttatTAATATAAGTATTGTCATTGAAACAAAGAAGATGGCGGTGTCGTCTGTTATCAAGACATGTGATGATAGCTGAGGAACTTCTCGATATTTTGGCGAGAAAATTGGATTAGTGTTACAAGCCACAAACTGACTAAGTTGCCGTGTATTCAAGTTACAACACCTGTTTGTTTTTCCTTGGGCCTGAGAGTCAACACATGGAGTCACAGACTTTTCGCAAACACCCTAATCGCAGCAATGTGGACGAAAACTCAAACTTTCTGCGTGTAATAAAAATCAGCGGCTTTCCAAAGCAGATAAGTGCTGGTGCCGCTAAAGTTTACAAGCAAGAAACGTTTCGTTGATTAGATGTTTCCTTACTATGGTAAGACGCATCCAATTCAGTTTCTGCTCTGATTTCACATGTCGTGTGCGGAACACAGCTGAAATTGCCATCGCGTTATACAGATTCTCACCTATTTGATTCATTTAGTTAAAGTTTCCATGCTCGGCTTTGCTTAGCACACAGTGCATGCAAGGATTCACGTACAATTTACATATACACAACAAGTATTACTGTCAGTCAATTTTCTGTTGCTTTTCTATCTACTTTCCATACCTGTTACAGAGTTCACATTATGTCTTTCTGCTATCATCTTGGTCAACTCTCCCGTTCCACACCCGATATCCAACACGTTATCGCCCTCCTTCCAGTCATCTTCCCACATAGATAACAACCGCAGTCCAAAGTTATGTTGCCCATCTCTATGGTTCGAGTACAATGCCCAACTCTTCTCATCCATGTCTTCAAAACTGATCGATCACCTTACAGTCAAAACGATCCAGCGGCCAGCCTCCCTTACAATaaaaaaccagatgtgaactgaaaatgccaACGTGTTTtgtcattaaatatggaaatttggaatcggctgaagtaaaaatgctgaatgattttcaataattttttttcttagtATCTTCCATGTACGAAGCAAGTTTCCTCAACTGTGggcaagtcaatcaagatataaagttcattaaatatgtaaattaggaattggctaaagtgaaaatgtttaatgactttccatAACGTTGTATCATATTATCTTCCATTTACAAAGCAAGTTTCGTCACTTTTGGTCAAGGCAATCAAGATGtataaccctaattaggaaaattcattgaatatgaaaattaggaattggctgaaataaaaatgcttaatagctttcagtaatgtttaaattatagaatcttcaatatacatacaaatCTCGTCAGTTTTGATTGAGTCTATaaaggtatatatccctaattaggaaagttcaccaactatgcaaattagcaactaacTTTCTGGTCACTCCTTTATGTCTCTCTTGATGGATAAATCCTTGTATGATCAACATATGTAGAAAACTCGAACAATTTTGTGCTGTCGTTCTCAttgtatgtctgttttttttctaaaatcgttAATTGTGCAAAtgagcatgaaatatgcaagccactTCAActaaaactaatcagttcttgctatTCTCAAACAGAATctgtgtaccagatttgattctgatatgGTCAGCCAATTTTGAGACATCGGGcctacagacagacatacagaaagacacacacagacatacacataGACATAtatagacagacatcgctgcgacattagcccacgtgtgtgaacacgtgagctaagcTAAAAAGGTAAACAGCCCTACAAGTACCTatacactgatttcaattaccAATCTTCCGATTGTGTGTAAAAGTACAATTAACTGTTCTGTTGTCTGCCTTTCGTGAACTTAAGTTCgtgaccatggcccttctgcaTGAGAGAAGATTCTCCTGGCTTAACTTTTTTCACTTGCTGAACGAATACATGTCAGCAGTATTATCATCCTACAGGTAGTACTGAGTATGCTGGGATAAATCACGGTTATTTCGCAATGTCCAAGTCAGATAACGCACAGGGCATTATCACCTGTTTATAGATCAATAAGAAAAAGAGCATCAACTCGTAAAATTGTTAATCCATCAATGAAGAGTGAAGCCCATGTTGACCTGAACTTCTTCATTTAAATGGCATGATTTCT contains the following coding sequences:
- the LOC139152702 gene encoding malonyl-[acyl-carrier protein] O-methyltransferase 2-like, which produces MDEKSWALYSNHRDGQHNFGLRLLSMWEDDWKEGDNVLDIGCGTGELTKMIAERHNVNSVTGIDISATALEFAKQNNSVAGKTNYLVADAMSFQDTFIHFEKAFTKVFCNVALQWMENKGKVFHNAHWCLKQNGSLLVNVIRGENQSFPYVYNKIVTLAKWKKFFKDFQPKYCPFFGSSEDLDKLITRAGFKKYPRTIEICNLSISKETKEEHKAFMRPLLTHLDFIPVDLHDEFLEDCFQLFRQESAKGEDGRLVWHCDGFEVKLEK